From one Sesamum indicum cultivar Zhongzhi No. 13 linkage group LG13, S_indicum_v1.0, whole genome shotgun sequence genomic stretch:
- the LOC105176179 gene encoding anthocyanidin 3-O-glucosyltransferase 5-like: MDSSFSNLHVAILSSPGMGHLIPVVVLANRLAAHHNVRVTVLQVTTAVAPPESKLLNLHVHKELVQIIQLPPVDISHLVGPSTQVVTQLCLMVREALPVIRSAIDAMDRRPDALFVDHFGTDALPIAAELNIAKYVYVPSTAWFTALTVYCPVLDQEIEGEYVDQLEDLRIPGCKPIRPEDVVEPMLDRNDQQYDEYVRMGKQIPLSDGILFNSWEDLEPKTIQALRENQTLRSIVNIPVYPIGPLRRPIEPAGPTSELISWLDRQPNESVLFVSFGSGGMLSTEQMTELAWGLELSCQRFIWVVRPPTRGRMDDAYLSIHNTSDDTPTYLPEGFSTRTRDVGLLVPTWAPQVEILSHPAVGGFLSHCGWSSTLESITNGVPMIAWPLYAEQRMNATFLVEEVGVAVRPGVLPTKQVVGREEIERLARSLIEHKEGQRMREKAKQLKLSGMDSLGHGGSSYKSMCEILSKIG; this comes from the coding sequence ATGGATAGCTCCTTTAGTAATCTTCATGTTGCTATTCTCTCCAGCCCCGGCATGGGCCACCTCATCCCTGTGGTTGTTCTCGCCAATCGCCTCGCCGCTCACCACAACGTCAGGGTCACCGTTCTTCAAGTCACCACCGCCGTCGCGCCGCCGGAGTCCAAGCTCCTCAACCTCCACGTCCATAAGGAGCTAGTTCAAATCATCCAACTTCCACCGGTTGATATCTCCCACCTCGTGGGTCCTTCCACCCAAGTCGTCACCCAACTCTGCCTAATGGTCCGCGAGGCCTTGCCTGTCATCCGCTCCGCCATCGACGCCATGGACCGCCGCCCCGACGCCCTCTTCGTTGACCACTTCGGCACGGATGCGCTGCCCATCGCCGCCGAGCTCAACATTGCCAAGTATGTCTATGTTCCTAGCACGGCATGGTTCACTGCCTTAACCGTGTACTGCCCGGTTCTCGATCAAGAAATCGAGGGGGAATACGTTGATCAACTCGAGGACTTGAGAATCCCGGGCTGCAAACCGATTCGACCGGAGGACGTCGTGGAACCGATGCTGGACCGGAATGATCAGCAGTACGATGAGTATGTAAGGATGGGGAAACAAATTCCTTTATCTGATGGGATTCTGTTCAATTCTTGGGAGGATTTGGAGCCCAAAACAATCCAAGCTCTCAGGGAGAACCAAACCTTGAGATCCATAGTGAATATCCCCGTTTACCCCATCGGTCCACTAAGGAGGCCAATTGAACCGGCCGGTCCAACAAGCGAGTTGATAAGTTGGTTGGACCGGCAACCTAACGAATCCGTACTCTTTGTGTCATTTGGGAGTGGTGGAATGCTGTCGACAGAACAAATGACCGAGCTAGCTTGGGGATTAGAGCTAAGCTGTCAGAGATTCATTTGGGTGGTGCGCCCGCCCACAAGAGGCCGCATGGACGACGCTTATTTGAGCATACACAACACCTCGGACGACACTCCAACCTATTTACCCGAAGGGTTTTCGACCCGAACTCGTGACGTGGGATTGCTAGTCCCGACATGGGCCCCACAAGTTGAAATCCTGAGCCACCCTGCCGTGGGAGGGTTTCTATCACACTGTGGCTGGAGCTCAACGCTGGAGAGCATCACAAATGGCGTGCCAATGATTGCGTGGCCGCTCTACGCGGAGCAGAGAATGAACGCGACGTTCTTGGTGGAGGAGGTGGGCGTGGCGGTGCGGCCAGGGGTGTTGCCGACGAAACAAGTGGTGGGGCGGGAAGAGATAGAGAGATTGGCTAGGAGTTTAATTGAGCATAAAGAAGGGCAACGTATGAGGGAGAAAGCTAAACAGTTGAAACTGAGTGGAATGGACAGTCTAGGACATGGTGGCTCATCGTACAAATCAATGTGTGAGATACTTTCCAAGATCGGGTGA